The Epinephelus lanceolatus isolate andai-2023 chromosome 21, ASM4190304v1, whole genome shotgun sequence genome has a segment encoding these proteins:
- the LOC117247568 gene encoding alpha-N-acetylgalactosaminide alpha-2,6-sialyltransferase 1-like isoform X2 yields MALSKSRIFSVLLVMSVFLLLFLVTWGDYSNNINLAAVSGLKRHKHEVVFDFWDITGNYSAAKTADSTTTNPVTKLKVDQMRSSTHAAVAETPMPILFKKSFRKAPRWDFDDVYNQDAPPRPWTCAESLRNSEDESFKKAFLPNIRLFLHKDNINVSEWNRLSHFNNPFGFMQLPYDEVMSAVKLIPKPKEPLLLPKPGSDGCVRCAVVGTGGILNGSKMGKEIDAHDYVFRVNGAVTKGYEEDVGNRTSVYVHTAYSIHSATYLFKRFGYKAAPHDEGIKYVMIPEGRRDYNWLGGLLRGEKINNGSYKNRRPRMYYSGQYNESRFYVLHQDFLRYVRNRIQWKSPMGFFLRKPWRH; encoded by the exons ATGGCCCTCTCAAAGTCTAGGATTTTTTCTGTGCTGCTTGTGATGTCAGTTTTCCTTTTACTTTTTCTTGTAACATGGGgagattattcaaacaatatcAA CTTGGCTGCTGTCTCAGGattgaagagacacaaacatgaaGTAGTGTTTGACTTCTGGGATATAACAGGTAACTATAGTGCGGCAAAAACTGCTGATTCCACAACAACAAACCCggtgacaaaactaaaagtggaTCAGATGAGAAGCTCTACACATGCTGCTGTGGCTGAGACTCCCATGCCCATCCTCTTCAAAAAATCCTTCAGGAAGGCTCCTCGGTGGGATTTTGATGATGTTTATAACCAGGATGCTCCACCCAGACCCTGG ACATGCGCTGAGTCTCTGCGAAACTCTGAGGACGAGAGCTTCAAAAAGGCTTTCCTTCCCAACatacgtttgtttctgcacaagGACAACATCAACGTGAGCGAGTGGAACCGGCTTTCACATTTTAACAATCCTTTTGGCTTTATGCAGCTTCCCTATGACG AGGTGATGAGTGCAGTGAAGCTGATCCCAAAGCCAaaagagccactgctccttccaAAGCCAGGCAGCGATGGGTGTGTGCGCTGTGCTGTGGTGGGCACCGGAGGAATCCTCAACGGTTCCAAGATGGGGAAAGAGATCGATGCTCATGACTACGTTTTCCG GGTGAACGGTGCAGTCACTAAAGGTTACGAGGAGGACGTGGGAAACAGAACTTCGGTGTACGTTCACACGGCCTACTCCATCCATTCGGCGACGTATTTATTCAAGAGGTTCGGATACAAAGCCGCCCCTCATGATGAG GGTATAAAATACGTGATGATACCTGAGGGGAGGAGGGATTACAATTGGCTCGGTGGTCTTCTGAGAGGAGAAAAGATTAATAATGGCTCATATAAAAACAGGAG GCCAAGAATGTACTACTCTGGGCAGTACAACGAGTCCCGCTTCTATGTTCTGCACCAGGATTTCCTCAGATACGTTCGAAACAG aATCCAATGGAAAAGTCCAATGGGGTTTTTCTTGAGGAAACCATGGCGACACTAA